The following coding sequences are from one Coffea arabica cultivar ET-39 chromosome 11e, Coffea Arabica ET-39 HiFi, whole genome shotgun sequence window:
- the LOC113715430 gene encoding disease resistance protein RPM1-like, which yields MAESVVGILIEQLSTLLSQEITLLGGLKSDVQFIKDELESMKAFLREAEAKEDNDSQLQAWLKQVREVAYDTEDVLDDFTFRFARGYMDGFRGKAGKIYNSIKNLKARHQISLEIKEIKVRFGEISERHRRYLSQYGTQERGFSSSRQANADFDTRAQSLFIEEAQLVGIDKPKAELISKILDDHSQLKVVSVKGMGGLGKTTLVKKVYDDAAVKKQFQSHAWITVSQTFQFSDIIKNLIQQLYNEIRWPVPRRVESMDDIMLSEFVRDFLRERRYILVLDDVWSIDAWEAIKCVLPDCTTASRVVLTTRIADVASAFCLGSLDFVYKMEPLSDKESWTLFCNRTFQSNNCPPNLEEVAKKILKKCEGLPLAIVAIGGVLALKDNEKTHEWEMILHGFGGEADGSGKLDRIKRVLLLSYNDLPHYLKSCLLYLSIYPEDYPIDVVSILLKWIALGFVEERERITSTDIAMSYMKELINRSLIQVKSTLNDGRLNKCGLHDFLREILVSKSKEQDFTTVATRYYTRWPEKVRHLAIHNFTDNPQQFSSLKCLRSVVIFGYKDPLTTTFLSKFLSGDPKLVKALDLDGAKLDNIPKQVFKLFHLRYLSFARTGVKIIPKSIGKLQNLEAINLRRTNVTELPVEVLKLRKLRFLRFGGRGDYSNDYAVWGCKCPLGIGKLICLEELYGIEADSDKIVREIGNLTQLRRLDITGLRSEDGKELLSSLLRLTNVRDLIISCIEEDETLDLQHSVSPKLEFLTSLLLNGRLERVPQWVTSLQSLRTLRLFNSRLREDGNVIGSLEHLPNLVSLSLYGAYEGETLCFKVGGFQKLQTLELGQLTRLKWVRVEEESMPSLRNLRLGDCKLMQELPSGIQNLTRLESLGFLDTSDELMHKVQNLDKQSEDYQTISHIPQVFTGHWINGRWEPKFL from the coding sequence ATGGCAGAGAGTGTCGTAGGTATTTTGATTGAACAGCTCTCAACCTTGCTTTCCCAAGAGATCACACTTTTGGGGGGGCTTAAATCAGATGTTCAATTCATCAAAGATGAACTCGAGAGCATGAAGGCTTTCCTCAGAGAAGCTGAAGCAAAGGAAGACAATGATTCTCAACTCCAAGCATGGCTAAAGCAGGTTCGAGAAGTTGCTTATGATACAGAGGATGTTCTCGATGATTTTACCTTCCGCTTTGCTCGTGGTTACATGGATGGATTCCGTGGCAAGGCTGGAAAGATCTATAACTCAATAAAGAATCTGAAAGCTCGCCATCAAATTTCTTTGGAGATAAAAGAGATCAAGGTCAGATTTGGAGAGATTTCAGAAAGGCATCGGAGGTACCTGTCCCAATATGGTACTCAAGAGAGAGGCTTCAGCTCTTCCCGACAGGCGAATGCAGATTTTGACACTCGTGCTCAATCACTCTTCATTGAAGAAGCTCAACTTGTTGGGATTGATAAGCCAAAAGCAGAGCTCATCTCAAAAATCCTTGATGACCATTCCCAATTGAAAGTAGTTTCGGTTAAGGGAATGGGGGGACTCGGCAAGACTACCCTGGTGAAAAAAGTCTACGATGACGCTGCAGTGAAGAAACAATTTCAGAGCCATGCCTGGATAACTGTTTCTCAAACTTTTCAATTCAGTGACATCATCAAGAACCTGATCCAACAGTTGTACAATGAAATCAGATGGCCGGTCCCTCGCCGAGTGGAATCCATGGATGATATTATGCTGAGTGAATTTGTCAGAGACTTCCTCCGAGAAAGAAGGTACATCCTTGTCCTTGATGATGTGTGGAGTATAGATGCCTGGGAAGCTATCAAATGTGTATTGCCTGACTGCACTACTGCTAGTCGTGTTGTATTGACAACACGAATAGCCGATGTAGCTTCTGCGTTCTGTTTAGGATCACTTGACTTCGTCTATAAGATGGAGCCTCTTTCTGATAAAGAGTCTTGGACTCTGTTTTGCAATAGAACATTTCAGAGCAATAACTGTCCTCCAAATCTAGAAGAAGTTGCTAAAAAAATACTGAAAAAATGTGAGGGCCTACCGCTTGCAATTGTTGCAATAGGTGGTGTTTTGGCTCTGAAGGACAACGAAAAGACACATGAATGGGAGATGATTCTTCATGGTTTTGGTGGCGAGGCAGATGGCAGTGGTAAGCTTGACAGAATCAAAAGGGTACTCTTACTTAGCTACAATGATTTGCCTCACTATCTTAAAAGCTGCCTATTGTATCTAAGCATCTACCCTGAAGATTATCCAATTGATGTGGTATCTATACTTCTGAAGTGGATTGCACTAGGATTtgtagaagagagagaaagaataaCATCCACCGATATTGCTATGAGTTATATGAAAGAACTCATCAACAGAAGCTTAATCCAAGTTAAATCCACATTGAACGATGGCAGATTGAATAAATGTGGTCTCCACGATTTTCTGCGTGAAATCCTAGTTTCAAAATCCAAAGAGCAGGACTTCACGACTGTAGCCACCAGGTATTACACAAGATGGCCTGAAAAAGTTCGACACCTAGCAATCCACAACTTCACTGATAATCCACAACAATTTAGTAGCTTGAAGTGTCTTCGATCTGTGGTAATATTTGGGTATAAAGATCCTCTCACAACTACATTTTTATCCAAGTTCTTAAGTGGTGATCCCAAGTTGGTGAAGGCGTTGGATTTGGATGGAGCTAAATTGGACAACATCCCAAAGCAAGTCTTCAAACTATTTCATCTCAGGTATCTTAGTTTTGCAAGAACTGGAGTTAAAATTATTCCAAAATCTATTGGGAAGCTTCAAAACCTTGAAGCTATAAATCTGAGACGGACCAATGTAACAGAGTTGCCTGTGGAAGTTCTAAAGCTAAGAAAACTCCGTTTTCTTAGGTTTGGCGGCAGGGGAGATTATTCAAATGACTATGCAGTTTGGGGCTGTAAATGTCCACTTGGAATTGGAAAGCTTATTTGTTTGGAGGAGCTGTATGGTATAGAAGCAGATAGTGATAAAATAGTAAGAGAGATTGGAAACCTAACGCAATTGCGGCGATTAGACATCACAGGGCTCAGAAGTGAAGATGGAAAGGAGTTGCTCTCCTCCCTCTTAAGGCTGACCAACGTTCGAGATTTGATCATCTCCTGTATTGAAGAAGATGAGACCCTTGATCTCCAACATTCCGTCTCTCCAAAACTTGAATTCCTCACATCTCTGTTATTGAATGGGCGTTTAGAGAGAGTGCCGCAATGGGTGACATCACTTCAATCCTTGAGAACCTTACGGTTGTTTAACAGTAGGTTGAGAGAAGATGGGAATGTAATAGGCTCCCTCGAACATTTGCCCAATCTGGTATCACTTAGTCTCTATGGTGCTTATGAAGGGGAGACATTATGTTTCAAGGTTGGAGGATTTCAAAAACTCCAGACTTTAGAGCTTGGGCAATTAACAAGACTGAAATGGGTGAGAGTGGAAGAGGAATCAATGCCTAGTCTCAGAAATCTGCGCTTAGGTGATTGCAAACTGATGCAAGAGTTGCCTTCGGGCATCCAAAACTTGACCAGACTTGAATCTCTTGGGTTCCTTGATACGTCTGATGAGCTGATGCACAAAGTACAGAATTTGGATAAACAAAGTGAAGATTATCAGACAATTTCTCATATCCCTCAAGTTTTCACTGGTCACTGGATTAACGGTCGGTGGGAACCCAAGTTCCTCTAA
- the LOC140021333 gene encoding probable polygalacturonase At1g80170, giving the protein MVALQGGSGYVRGVRYQNVRVDDVSNPIIIDQFYCDSPTPCQNQSSAVEISEIMYKNISGTSKSKNAMKFACSDTVPCSHIVLNNINLESRDGTVETYCNSAIGFGYGYVQPSAECLTSSDKEKIIKQEPELALCGMAGLAAGIPYI; this is encoded by the exons ATGGTAGCTCTGCAGGGAGGATCTGGGTATGTTCGAGGGGTACGATATCAGAATGTGAGAGTAGATGACGTTTCAAATCCCATTATCATTGACCAATTCTATTGTGATTCGCCAACGCCTTGCCAGAACCAG AGTTCTGCAGTTGAAATAAGTGAAATCATGTACAAGAACATTAGCGGGACTTCCAAAAGCAAAAACGCCATGAAATTTGCATGCAGCGACACGGTTCCTTGCAGCCACATTGTGCTGAACAACATCAACCTAGAATCTAGGGATGGTACCGTAGAGACTTATTGCAACTCTGCCATAGGGTTTGGGTATGGATACGTGCAACCCTCTGCGGAATGTCTGACCTCATCAGACAAAGAAAAAATCATCAAGCAGGAGCCTGAGCTTGCCCTCTGCGGAATGGCTGGGCTGGCCGCCGGAATCCCctatatatag
- the LOC113718361 gene encoding disease resistance protein RPM1-like yields MAESVVGFLINQLSTLLSQEITLLGGLKSDVQFIKDELGSMKSFLREAEAKEDNDSQLQEWLKQVREVAYDTEDVLDDFTFRFARGYKDGFCGKAGKIYNSIKNLKARHQIFLEIKDIKARVGEISARHQRYQALYGTQDRGFSSSRQANADFDIRAQSLFIEEAQLVGIDKPKAELISKILDDHSQLKVVSVVGMGGLGKTTLVKKVYDDAAVKKQFQSHAWITVSRNFQFRDIIKNLIQYLYNEIRQPVPRQVESMDVLMLSEFVRDFLQERRYILVLDDVWSIDAWEAIKCVLPDCNTASRVVLTTRIADVASASCLGSLDFVYRMEPLSDRESWTLFCNRTFQCNDCPPNVEEVAKKILKKCEGLPLAIVAIGGVLALKDKEKTDEWEVILHGFGGEADGSGKLDRIKRVLLLSYNDLPHYLKSCLLYLSIYPEDYPIDVDDILLKWIALGFVEEKEGITSTDIAMRCMKELINRSLIQVKSTWDDGRLNKCGLHDFLREILVSKSKEQDFTTVATKYYTRWPEKVRHLAIHNFTDNPQEFSSLNCLRSVVIFGYEDPLTTTFLSKFLHGDPKLLKVLQLDGAKLDNIPKQVFKLFHLRYLSLNGTGVRIIPKSIGKLQNLEVLSLMETNVTELPVEILKLRKLHSLWLGGWGDYSNEFANWGCKCPLGIGKLICLENLTNIEADSDKIVREIGNLMQLRRLSITKLRREDGKELLSSLLRLTYLQELVISCSKEDEILDLQHSVSPKLEFLTRLILKGRLERVPQWVTSLQSLRILWLDNSRLREDENVIGSLGHLPNLVSLSLYRAYEGETLCFEVGGFQKLQHLELVQLTRLKWVRVEEESMPSLRSLRLGDCKLMQELPSGIQNLTRLEYLGFYEMSDELMHKVLNLDKRSEDYQTISHIPQVVIGQWIDGRWEGTFL; encoded by the coding sequence ATGGCAGAGAGTGTTGTAGGTTTTTTGATTAACCAGCTCTCAACCTTGCTTTCCCAAGAGATCACACTTTTGGGGGGGCTTAAATCAGATGTTCAATTCATCAAAGATGAACTCGGGAGCATGAAGTCTTTCCTCAGAGAAGCTGAAGCAAAGGAAGACAATGATTCTCAACTCCAAGAATGGCTAAAGCAGGTTCGAGAAGTTGCTTATGATACAGAGGATGTTCTCGATGATTTTACCTTCCGCTTTGCTCGTGGCTACAAGGACGGATTCTGTGGCAAGGCTGGAAAGATCTATAACTCAATAAAGAATCTGAAAGCTCGCCATCAAATTTTTTTGGAGATAAAAGACATCAAGGCCAGGGTTGGAGAGATTTCAGCAAGGCATCAGAGGTACCAAGCCCTATATGGTACTCAAGACAGAGGCTTCAGCTCTTCCCGACAGGCAAATGCAGATTTTGACATTCGTGCTCAATCACTCTTCATTGAAGAAGCTCAACTTGTTGGGATTGATAAGCCAAAAGCAGAGCTCATCTCAAAAATCCTTGATGACCATTCCCAATTGAAAGTAGTTTCAGTTGTGGGAATGGGGGGACTCGGCAAGACTACCCTGGTGAAAAAAGTCTACGATGACGCTGCAGTGAAGAAACAATTTCAGAGCCATGCCTGGATAACTGTTTCTCGAAATTTTCAGTTCAGGGACATCATCAAGAACCTGATCCAATATTTGTACAACGAAATCAGACAGCCGGTCCCTCGCCAAGTGGAATCCATGGATGTTCTGATGCTGAGTGAATTTGTCAGAGACTTCCTCCAAGAAAGAAGGTACATTCTTGTCCTTGATGATGTGTGGAGTATAGATGCCTGGGAAGCTATCAAATGTGTATTGCCTGACTGCAATACTGCTAGTCGTGTTGTATTGACAACACGAATAGCCGATGTAGCTTCTGCGTCCTGTTTAGGATCACTTGACTTCGTCTATAGGATGGAGCCTCTTTCTGATAGAGAGTCTTGGACTCTGTTTTGCAATCGAACATTTCAGTGCAATGACTGTCCTCCAAATGTAGAAGAAGTTGCTAAAAAAATACTGAAAAAATGTGAGGGCCTACCGCTTGCAATTGTTGCAATAGGTGGTGTTTTGGCTCTGAAGGACAAGGAAAAGACAGATGAATGGGAGGTGATTCTtcatggttttggtggtgaggCAGATGGCAGTGGTAAGCTTGACAGAATCAAAAGGGTGCTCTTACTTAGCTACAATGATTTGCCTCACTATCTTAAAAGCTGCCTATTATATCTAAGCATCTACCCTGAAGATTATCCAATTGATGTGGATGATATACTTTTGAAATGGATTGCACTAGGATTTGTAGAAGAGAAAGAAGGAATAACATCCACCGACATTGCTATGAGATGTATGAAAGAACTCATCAACAGAAGCTTAATCCAAGTTAAATCCACGTGGGACGATGGCAGATTGAATAAATGTGGTCTCCACGATTTTCTGCGTGAAATCCTTGTTTCAAAATCCAAAGAGCAGGACTTCACGACTGTAGCCACCAAATATTACACAAGATGGCCTGAAAAAGTTCGACACCTAGCAATCCACAACTTCACTGATAATCCACAAGAATTTAGTAGCTTAAACTGTCTTCGATCTGTGGTAATATTTGGGTATGAAGATCCTCTCACAACTACATTTTTATCCAAGTTTTTACATGGTGATCCTAAGTTGCTAAAGGTGTTGCAATTGGATGGAGCTAAATTGGACAACATCCCAAAGCAAGTCTTCAAACTATTTCATCTCAGGTATCTTAGTCTCAATGGAACTGGAGTTAGAATTATTCCAAAATCTATTGGGAAGCTTCAAAACCTTGAAGTTTTGTCTCTGATGGAAACCAATGTAACAGAGTTGCCGGTGGAAATTCTAAAGCTAAGAAAACTCCATTCTCTTTGGTTAGGCGGGTGGGGTGATTATTCAAATGAGTTTGCAAACTGGGGCTGTAAATGTCCACTTGGAATTGGAAAGCTTATTTGCTTGGAAAATCTGACTAATATAGAAGCAGATAGTGATAAAATAGTAAGGGAGATTGGAAACCTCATGCAGCTGCGGCGATTATCGATCACAAAACTGAGAAGAGAAGATGGAAAGGAGTTGCTCTCCTCCCTCTTGAGGCTGACCTACCTTCAAGAATTGGTCATCTCCTGTAGTAAAGAAGATGAGATCCTTGATCTCCAACATTCCGTCTCTCCAAAGCTTGAATTTCTCACACGTCTGATATTGAAGGGGCGTTTAGAGAGAGTACCACAATGGGTGACATCACTTCAATCCTTGAGGATCTTATGGTTGGACAATAGTAGGTTGAGAGAAGATGAGAATGTAATAGGCTCCCTCGGACATTTGCCCAATCTGGTATCACTTTCTCTCTATCGTGCTTATGAAGGGGAGACACTGTGTTTCGAGGTTGGAGGATTTCAAAAACTCCAGCACTTAGAGCTTGTGCAATTAACAAGACTGAAATGGGTGAGAGTGGAAGAGGAATCAATGCCTAGTCTCAGAAGTCTGCGCTTAGGTGATTGCAAACTGATGCAGGAGTTGCCTTCGGGCATCCAAAACTTGACCAGACTTGAATATCTTGGGTTTTATGAAATGTCTGATGAGCTAATGCACAAAGTACTGAATTTGGATAAACGGAGTGAAGATTATCAGACAATTTCTCATATCCCTCAAGTTGTCATTGGTCAGTGGATTGATGGTCGGTGGGAAGGCACGTTCCTCTAA